Proteins encoded in a region of the Photobacterium profundum SS9 genome:
- the priC gene encoding primosomal replication protein PriC: protein MSDLSRLEAIVDQLLHEAIQIDRQRKEAKYPLFDEQLFHCRSKLLTPCVKEIQHEISALRKERQAGKLLASRTQYICESIVAQIQAVQREIATQNIRKNEPRKKAGWRKPINELRQDLAKHKEWESRLAAMVRDKEMQLSRSATFAEQQSMQKEVLALEGRLTRCRSSLANIEKSINYSERGR, encoded by the coding sequence ATGTCTGATCTTTCACGTTTAGAAGCTATCGTAGACCAGCTTCTTCACGAAGCGATACAGATTGACCGCCAACGAAAAGAAGCGAAATACCCTTTGTTTGATGAGCAGTTATTTCATTGTCGCAGTAAATTATTGACACCTTGCGTGAAAGAAATCCAGCATGAGATATCGGCTTTACGCAAAGAACGTCAAGCAGGAAAGTTACTCGCATCGCGTACTCAATACATCTGTGAAAGTATTGTCGCTCAGATTCAAGCGGTTCAACGAGAAATAGCCACACAAAATATTCGTAAAAACGAACCGAGAAAAAAAGCAGGTTGGCGCAAACCCATTAATGAATTACGCCAAGATCTGGCTAAACACAAAGAATGGGAAAGCCGATTGGCCGCAATGGTTCGCGATAAAGAAATGCAACTGAGTCGTAGTGCGACTTTCGCAGAACAGCAAAGTATGCAAAAAGAAGTATTAGCACTTGAAGGCAGGCTAACCCGGTGCCGTTCATCATTAGCAAATATTGAAAAAAGCATTAACTACAGCGAGCGAGGTCGTTAA
- a CDS encoding efflux RND transporter periplasmic adaptor subunit gives MNKTFSVAVITLAIGGALGYFAATTFPQHNDAQEAAVSGEKQPLYWVAPMDPNYQRDKPGKSPMGMDLVPFYAEEQSGGKKDPAGTVSISPAVENNLGVKTANVVNEKLTPKIDTVGYITFDESQLWQINSRVSGWIQKLNINAIGEKVQKGDVLFELYSPELVRAQEELLNAKRIGKAVLVQGAKERLSSLGVDNNQINAILRRGKSFKNIAIKAPADGIIATLNVRNGAYLSPAQSVISGGSLDNIWVDVEVFERQSSWIQSGTTADMTLGALPGKHWQGKVDYVYPILDPNTRTLRVRLKFSNANGALKPNMFANVTLMPQSNNKVLTVPNQAVIRSAGMSRVVLALGDGKFRSTRVETGRESGNQIEIIKGLNPNDTIVTSSHFLLDSESSLSADLSRISNRNETKAAVSATVHDMASHSAEQPDDSADNSAWTTGVIRSVMLDHRMLTIQHSPIPEWQWPAMQMDFMVKDDVDMNQFVGGQSIRFLIEKTANGQYVVADVEQENTNTNNNNNNNNNAEVAQ, from the coding sequence ATGAATAAGACATTTTCAGTAGCAGTCATCACATTGGCTATTGGCGGCGCACTTGGCTACTTTGCCGCAACAACCTTTCCTCAACATAATGATGCTCAGGAAGCCGCTGTATCCGGTGAAAAACAACCCTTGTACTGGGTAGCACCCATGGATCCTAACTATCAGCGTGACAAACCCGGTAAATCACCAATGGGGATGGATCTAGTTCCATTCTACGCAGAAGAACAAAGCGGTGGGAAGAAAGATCCCGCGGGAACTGTCTCTATCTCTCCTGCGGTTGAAAATAATTTAGGGGTAAAAACTGCCAACGTCGTTAATGAAAAATTAACCCCCAAAATCGATACCGTCGGTTACATCACTTTTGATGAGAGTCAGCTGTGGCAAATTAACAGCCGTGTGAGTGGTTGGATCCAAAAACTGAATATCAATGCCATTGGCGAAAAAGTACAAAAAGGCGATGTTTTGTTCGAGCTTTATTCACCAGAACTGGTTCGGGCACAAGAAGAATTACTGAACGCAAAGCGCATTGGAAAAGCTGTACTTGTACAGGGAGCAAAAGAACGCCTCTCTTCTCTCGGTGTCGACAACAACCAGATCAATGCCATATTGCGAAGAGGTAAATCTTTTAAGAATATCGCAATCAAAGCCCCTGCTGATGGCATTATTGCTACCCTAAACGTACGAAATGGTGCTTATTTATCACCCGCACAGAGTGTGATCAGTGGTGGTTCATTAGACAACATTTGGGTTGATGTCGAAGTATTCGAACGCCAATCTAGCTGGATACAGTCAGGTACAACAGCAGACATGACGCTTGGTGCCTTACCCGGTAAACATTGGCAAGGTAAGGTCGATTATGTCTACCCAATCCTTGATCCTAATACCCGTACTTTACGTGTACGCCTTAAATTCTCCAATGCCAATGGCGCGCTGAAACCGAATATGTTTGCCAATGTTACCTTGATGCCGCAAAGCAATAACAAGGTATTGACCGTTCCTAACCAGGCCGTTATCCGTTCTGCGGGTATGTCTCGCGTGGTATTGGCGCTTGGTGATGGAAAATTCCGTTCAACGCGCGTTGAAACAGGTCGTGAATCAGGCAATCAAATCGAAATCATTAAAGGGCTCAATCCAAACGATACCATTGTTACGTCTTCACATTTCTTATTAGATTCTGAATCTAGCTTAAGCGCCGATCTCAGCCGAATAAGTAATCGTAACGAAACCAAAGCTGCAGTAAGCGCAACAGTACACGATATGGCAAGTCATTCAGCAGAGCAACCTGACGATTCTGCAGACAATTCGGCTTGGACAACGGGTGTCATTCGCAGCGTAATGCTTGATCATCGAATGCTGACCATCCAACACTCCCCTATTCCAGAGTGGCAATGGCCCGCAATGCAAATGGACTTCATGGTAAAAGACGATGTTGATATGAACCAGTTTGTCGGCGGTCAAAGCATCCGATTTCTGATCGAAAAAACAGCAAATGGACAATATGTCGTCGCAGACGTTGAGCAAGAAAATACCAATACCAATAACAATAACAATAACAATAACAACGCGGAGGTTGCACAATGA
- the dmeF gene encoding CDF family Co(II)/Ni(II) efflux transporter DmeF encodes MEKLVNTQSLAAWKHKHDFVSLNHSGERRTYYVLCLTFVMMVAEIVAGTVFGSMALLADGWHMGTHAAAFMITIFAYRYARKHANSDGFSFGTGKVSVLGGFTSAVALGLVALVMMVESLQRLWSPEAIQFNEAIAVAVLGLIINIVSVFLLKDDHHHDHSHHHHGHASDHQGEHHHDHNLKAAYFHVMADALTSLLAIVALIFGKYLGWNWLDALMGIVGAVIITRWAYGLMKQTGPILLDQSIDDDYRQKIISQLEIDNDDRVSDIHIWKVSADHYAAMISVVSAKPKLAEEYKQLLANFAKISHLTIEVNECRST; translated from the coding sequence ATGGAGAAGTTGGTGAACACGCAATCATTAGCAGCATGGAAACATAAACATGATTTTGTCTCATTAAATCATAGCGGTGAGAGGCGAACGTATTATGTGTTATGCCTAACATTCGTGATGATGGTGGCAGAGATTGTTGCGGGTACAGTATTTGGTTCTATGGCGTTGCTAGCTGATGGCTGGCATATGGGTACACACGCAGCGGCATTCATGATCACAATTTTTGCCTATCGTTATGCTCGCAAACATGCGAATAGTGATGGTTTTTCTTTTGGTACTGGCAAGGTGAGTGTACTCGGAGGCTTTACCAGTGCGGTAGCCTTAGGGCTGGTGGCATTGGTTATGATGGTTGAATCATTACAGCGCTTATGGTCACCAGAGGCGATTCAATTTAATGAAGCGATTGCTGTCGCGGTATTAGGTTTAATCATCAATATTGTGAGTGTGTTTTTGCTGAAAGATGATCACCATCATGATCATTCACATCACCATCATGGGCATGCCAGCGATCATCAAGGTGAGCATCATCATGATCACAACTTGAAAGCGGCTTATTTTCACGTAATGGCAGATGCCCTTACATCATTATTGGCTATTGTCGCGCTTATTTTTGGTAAGTATTTAGGTTGGAACTGGCTTGATGCCTTAATGGGTATCGTTGGGGCGGTTATTATTACCCGTTGGGCTTATGGGCTAATGAAGCAGACGGGGCCTATATTGTTAGATCAAAGCATTGATGATGATTACCGTCAGAAAATCATCAGTCAATTAGAGATTGATAATGATGACCGAGTCAGTGATATTCATATTTGGAAAGTCAGTGCCGATCATTATGCAGCAATGATTTCAGTCGTGAGTGCAAAGCCTAAGTTGGCTGAGGAATACAAGCAATTACTGGCAAATTTCGCTAAGATTAGCCACCTGACCATTGAAGTTAATGAGTGTCGAAGTACTTAG
- the rsmS gene encoding pleiotropic regulatory protein RsmS produces MSKDTIPSSLSSAPEDVQLAVDLIYLLESNDIKPEIALAALEIVKKDLESKIQ; encoded by the coding sequence ATGTCAAAAGATACAATCCCTTCATCTCTTTCTAGTGCACCAGAAGACGTTCAACTTGCCGTAGATCTGATTTACTTATTAGAAAGTAATGATATTAAGCCAGAAATAGCACTTGCCGCTCTTGAAATTGTCAAAAAAGATCTAGAATCAAAAATACAATAA
- a CDS encoding TolC family protein has protein sequence MQPSILSRVLALTLMTATMQPVFATTDITNSGPTHAQINAPMNANTELKQLISWAIEHDAGIQQIHYQADALQDMGVATSQWMDPKLKVGVGGLPVDSFAFDDDPMTNISVGLMQQFGRGNTLDLKQKQSDQQANSIREKADVRDLELENAITTQWNELVFQQNVYGLLQQNQTLFRELEHYLSTNYGVGSNQAQDIIQAQLQIGLIDDKLQANQQMQQKIKAQLSEWVGDNAFTMQANNYPSWVVLNGYLSTNAGANSSTTPESNYQALVNHPSIRISDLLIKSSETGIDIANEAYLPEFGVEVMYGYRQANGMGGQPASDLLSVYLTMDIPLFTEKRQDKKLSSAQHQLGAAKAQRDLLLRQMNAKINALAVDRYNLEQRIERYQDSLLKRAQEKTHAIERGYQNNTSQLDEYIRAASDELTLAIEQERLQADLQKTNSSLAYLLNKF, from the coding sequence ATGCAACCAAGCATACTTTCCCGCGTATTGGCACTCACACTCATGACAGCCACTATGCAGCCCGTGTTTGCGACTACGGATATAACAAATTCAGGGCCGACTCATGCCCAAATAAATGCACCAATGAATGCGAATACTGAACTTAAACAATTAATCAGTTGGGCTATCGAGCATGACGCGGGTATTCAGCAAATACACTATCAAGCAGATGCTCTCCAAGATATGGGTGTAGCAACCTCTCAGTGGATGGACCCAAAACTAAAAGTGGGCGTTGGTGGCTTACCAGTTGATAGCTTTGCCTTCGATGACGATCCTATGACCAATATTTCTGTCGGATTAATGCAGCAATTTGGACGAGGCAATACGCTTGACCTCAAACAGAAACAGAGTGATCAACAAGCTAATAGCATTCGCGAGAAAGCCGATGTTCGCGATCTCGAATTAGAAAACGCGATTACAACGCAATGGAACGAACTCGTTTTCCAGCAAAACGTTTATGGCTTATTACAGCAAAATCAGACGCTATTTAGAGAGCTTGAACATTACCTCAGCACTAATTACGGCGTTGGTTCAAATCAAGCCCAAGATATTATTCAAGCCCAGCTCCAAATCGGCCTGATTGATGACAAGCTGCAAGCTAATCAACAAATGCAGCAAAAAATCAAAGCGCAACTGTCAGAATGGGTTGGCGACAATGCTTTTACAATGCAAGCCAATAACTACCCTAGTTGGGTTGTACTGAATGGCTATTTATCGACAAATGCAGGGGCTAATTCATCGACAACGCCTGAAAGTAATTACCAAGCATTAGTCAACCACCCGTCTATTCGTATAAGCGATTTACTGATTAAAAGCAGTGAAACAGGCATCGATATTGCCAACGAAGCGTATCTACCTGAGTTTGGTGTTGAAGTCATGTATGGCTATCGACAAGCCAACGGCATGGGAGGCCAACCGGCATCGGATTTACTGAGCGTCTACCTCACCATGGATATCCCACTGTTTACGGAAAAACGCCAAGATAAAAAGTTATCTTCAGCGCAGCATCAACTTGGCGCGGCGAAAGCGCAACGCGATCTTCTTCTTCGACAAATGAACGCCAAAATAAATGCACTGGCGGTTGATCGCTACAACCTAGAACAACGTATCGAACGCTATCAAGATTCATTGTTAAAACGGGCACAAGAAAAAACACACGCCATTGAACGCGGCTATCAAAACAATACTAGCCAGTTAGATGAATATATTCGTGCCGCCAGTGATGAACTCACATTGGCTATCGAACAAGAGCGCCTTCAAGCTGATTTACAAAAAACAAATAGTAGCTTGGCTTACCTATTAAATAAATTTTAG
- a CDS encoding MarR family winged helix-turn-helix transcriptional regulator: protein MKDIEQLNHTIIEFYEKLSSWEQSVVRGKGFSLPQIHIVEILGAHGAMRMKELADKIGVTTGTLTVQVDKMVQAELIQRRPHESDRRSILVDLTEQGVEMYQEHDHLHLSLTQDITAKLDDTERKNLLMYLTKMNQEF from the coding sequence ATGAAAGATATTGAACAGTTAAATCACACGATCATTGAATTTTACGAGAAGCTGTCATCTTGGGAGCAATCTGTTGTGCGCGGGAAAGGCTTTTCTTTGCCACAGATACATATTGTTGAGATTCTGGGCGCTCATGGCGCAATGCGAATGAAAGAGCTGGCAGATAAAATTGGTGTGACAACCGGTACGTTAACTGTTCAAGTCGATAAAATGGTGCAGGCTGAATTAATACAGCGCCGTCCGCATGAGTCAGATCGCCGTTCTATTCTCGTTGATTTAACTGAGCAAGGGGTAGAGATGTATCAAGAGCATGATCATTTACATTTATCGTTAACTCAAGATATTACCGCTAAGTTAGACGATACTGAGCGAAAAAACTTACTGATGTATCTAACAAAGATGAATCAAGAGTTTTAA
- a CDS encoding efflux RND transporter permease subunit, which produces MISAIIRWSVKNRFMVLVATLFLVAAGIYSVKNTPIDAIPDLSDVQVIIKTSYPGQAPQVVEDQVTYPLTTAMLAVPGAETVRGYSFFGDSYVYIIFNDDTDMYWARSRVLEYLSQVAPKLPPSAKPTLGPDATGVGWVYSYVLTDKSGKHDLSELRSMQDWFLKYELQTVDGVSEIATVGGMVKQYQVQIDPSKLRAYNLTLQQVNKAIQAGNQEAGASVIEVAEAEHMVRATGYISNISDLKNVPLKVTDKGTPLLLGDIADINLGPQMRRGISELNGEGEAVGGIIVMRYGENAREVIHNVKAKLAELQRSLPDGVEIVPTYDRSGLIDNAVENLYKKLMEEFIVVIVVCALFLFHIRSSLVIMISMPIGILVAFIIMHWQGINANIMSLGGIAIAIGAMVDGAIVMIENVHKHIERTPLTNKNRWQVITKAAEEVGAPLFFSLLIITLSFVPVFALEGQEGKMFSPLAFTKTYAMAASAGLAITLVPVLMGYFIRGNILPEHKNPVNRAVVGLYRPLLNLSLRFPKAIIIVAIALMASAYYPIHKMGSEFIPPLDEGDLMYMPTTYPGISIGKARELLQQTDKLIKTIPEVKTVWGKIGRAETATDPAPLTMVETIIQFKPESEWREGVTKASLRKELDALVQFPGVTNAWVMPIKTRIDMLATGIKTPIGVKIAGPDLKEIEGIGEQLEQVLKYIDGTTSVYAERVAGGRYLTIDIKRRAAARYGLNIQDIQQVISAAVGGMNVGETIEGLERYPINVRYPQEYRNSLDKLQNLPLVTPNGARIALADVADVRFEDGPPMIKTENARPNGWVFIDIEGRDLGSYVKEAQQRVAEQLKLPAGYSLVWSGQYEYMERAKARLTTVVPATIAIIMVLLYLSFRRVGEVMIIMGTLPLAMVGGLWLMHILNYNFSIAVGVGFIALSGVAVEIGVIMLVYLNQAWHYKQLHAEENQQTLSKADLATAIKEGAGLRVRPVMMTVATVIIGLIPIMYGGGTGSEVMQRIAAPMIGGMASALLLTLVVLPAVFKLWKEVSHKLK; this is translated from the coding sequence ATGATCAGTGCCATCATTCGCTGGTCGGTCAAAAACCGTTTCATGGTACTTGTTGCCACGTTATTTTTGGTTGCCGCCGGTATATACAGCGTTAAAAACACCCCGATCGATGCCATTCCTGATCTCTCCGATGTTCAGGTTATTATCAAAACCAGTTACCCAGGGCAAGCACCACAAGTTGTTGAAGATCAGGTCACTTATCCATTAACAACAGCCATGTTGGCGGTACCGGGGGCTGAAACCGTACGGGGATATTCCTTTTTTGGCGACTCCTATGTTTATATCATTTTCAACGATGATACCGACATGTACTGGGCTCGTTCACGTGTGTTGGAGTATTTAAGCCAGGTCGCACCTAAGTTGCCGCCTAGTGCAAAACCTACCCTAGGACCCGATGCCACCGGTGTGGGCTGGGTATACAGCTACGTACTGACCGACAAATCAGGTAAGCACGATTTAAGCGAATTACGCAGCATGCAAGATTGGTTCTTAAAGTATGAGCTGCAAACCGTTGATGGAGTATCTGAAATTGCGACCGTAGGTGGTATGGTTAAGCAATATCAAGTACAGATTGATCCTTCAAAATTACGCGCTTATAACCTGACCTTGCAGCAAGTTAACAAAGCAATTCAGGCTGGCAATCAAGAAGCTGGTGCGTCAGTCATTGAAGTGGCTGAAGCTGAGCATATGGTGCGAGCAACAGGGTATATTTCAAATATATCGGATCTTAAAAACGTACCGTTGAAAGTCACAGACAAAGGCACACCACTACTACTCGGTGATATTGCTGATATTAATCTTGGCCCACAAATGCGCCGAGGTATTTCCGAGTTAAACGGTGAAGGTGAAGCTGTCGGTGGCATCATTGTGATGCGTTACGGTGAAAATGCTCGTGAAGTGATCCATAACGTTAAAGCAAAACTTGCCGAGCTACAGCGCAGTTTGCCTGATGGCGTTGAAATAGTACCCACTTATGATCGCTCAGGGCTCATCGATAATGCCGTAGAAAACCTCTATAAGAAATTGATGGAAGAATTCATTGTCGTAATCGTTGTTTGCGCACTGTTCTTATTCCACATTCGTTCATCACTGGTCATTATGATCAGCATGCCTATTGGTATTTTAGTCGCATTTATCATCATGCACTGGCAAGGCATTAATGCCAACATCATGTCACTCGGAGGTATTGCCATTGCCATTGGTGCAATGGTCGATGGCGCGATCGTCATGATAGAAAACGTGCATAAACATATTGAGCGAACACCGCTAACCAATAAAAACCGTTGGCAAGTGATCACCAAAGCGGCAGAAGAAGTCGGTGCGCCACTGTTCTTCTCGTTATTAATCATTACATTAAGTTTTGTGCCCGTATTTGCCCTTGAAGGTCAAGAAGGCAAGATGTTCTCGCCGTTAGCATTCACTAAAACCTACGCGATGGCCGCTTCTGCTGGTTTGGCGATCACATTAGTGCCTGTGTTGATGGGATATTTTATTCGTGGCAATATTTTGCCTGAACACAAAAACCCCGTTAACCGTGCTGTTGTCGGTTTATACCGACCATTACTGAACCTTAGCCTACGCTTTCCAAAAGCAATCATTATCGTTGCTATTGCTTTAATGGCGTCAGCTTATTATCCAATACACAAAATGGGCAGTGAGTTCATCCCGCCATTGGATGAAGGCGATTTGATGTACATGCCAACCACCTACCCGGGTATTTCAATTGGTAAAGCCAGAGAGCTACTGCAACAAACCGATAAACTGATAAAAACAATCCCTGAAGTCAAAACCGTATGGGGCAAAATTGGTCGCGCTGAAACGGCAACCGATCCGGCACCATTAACCATGGTTGAAACTATCATTCAATTTAAGCCTGAAAGCGAATGGCGAGAAGGTGTCACCAAGGCAAGCTTACGTAAAGAACTCGATGCATTAGTGCAATTTCCTGGGGTAACAAATGCTTGGGTAATGCCAATTAAAACCCGTATTGACATGCTGGCGACAGGCATTAAGACCCCCATTGGCGTCAAGATTGCGGGACCAGATCTAAAAGAAATTGAAGGTATTGGCGAACAGCTTGAGCAAGTACTGAAATATATCGATGGCACAACCTCTGTATATGCAGAACGTGTCGCGGGTGGGCGTTACCTTACTATCGATATTAAACGTCGTGCTGCTGCGCGTTACGGGCTAAACATTCAGGATATCCAACAAGTGATCAGTGCCGCGGTTGGCGGCATGAATGTCGGTGAAACCATTGAAGGCTTAGAGCGCTACCCCATCAATGTACGCTACCCACAAGAATATCGAAATTCATTAGACAAGTTACAAAACTTACCGCTTGTTACCCCCAATGGGGCGCGTATTGCACTGGCAGATGTTGCTGATGTTCGTTTCGAAGATGGTCCACCGATGATCAAAACTGAAAATGCACGTCCAAATGGCTGGGTATTTATCGACATTGAAGGCCGAGACTTAGGTTCGTACGTGAAAGAGGCCCAGCAACGCGTGGCTGAACAACTCAAGCTGCCTGCTGGTTATTCACTTGTCTGGTCAGGGCAATATGAATACATGGAGCGCGCCAAAGCCCGCTTAACCACCGTGGTTCCAGCAACTATTGCGATCATAATGGTATTGCTGTACCTCAGCTTCCGCCGTGTTGGCGAGGTCATGATTATTATGGGTACATTGCCACTCGCAATGGTAGGTGGTCTGTGGCTAATGCATATCCTCAACTATAACTTCTCTATTGCTGTTGGCGTTGGTTTTATTGCCTTATCCGGTGTTGCCGTCGAAATCGGGGTCATCATGTTGGTTTACCTCAACCAAGCTTGGCACTACAAACAGCTTCACGCTGAAGAAAACCAACAAACCTTGAGCAAAGCCGACCTCGCGACGGCAATCAAAGAAGGCGCAGGTCTACGTGTTCGCCCTGTAATGATGACCGTTGCAACCGTCATTATCGGTCTAATCCCCATCATGTACGGTGGTGGTACAGGCTCTGAAGTCATGCAGCGTATCGCAGCACCCATGATCGGAGGCATGGCATCTGCGTTACTGCTTACGCTCGTTGTATTGCCTGCGGTCTTTAAACTATGGAAAGAAGTAAGCCATAAGCTGAAATAA